Below is a genomic region from Brucella sp. BE17.
CGCCACGGCGCGCAAGCTGATAGAGGCATTGCGCGCCAAGCATAAGGGGTCGGGCGTCGAAGGTTTGGTACATGAATATTCCCTGTCGAGTGAGGAAGGTGTGGCGCTGATGTGTCTCGCCGAAGCACTTCTGCGCATTCCCGACAGGGCGACGCGTGATGCGCTGATCCGCGACAAGATCTCGAATGGCAACTGGAAATCGCATATCGGCGGCGGTCGTTCATTGTTTGTCAACGCTGCCACATGGGGGCTGGTTGTCACTGGCAAGCTCACGAACACCGTCAATGATAACGGGCTTTCGGCAGCGTTGACGCGACTGATTGCACGTTGCGGCGAGCCGGTCATCCGGCGCGGTGTCGATATGGCCATGCGTATGATGGGCGAACAATTCGTCACCGGCGAAACCATCGATGAGGCGCTGAAACGCGCCAAGGCTCTGGAAGAGCGTGGCTTTCGCTATTCCTATGACATGCTGGGCGAGGCGGCGACCACGGCTGCAGACGCCGAGCGCTATTATCGCGATTACGAAGTGGCCATTCATGCCATCGGACGCGCATCGGCGGGCCGGGGTATTTATGACGGTCCGGGCATTTCCATCAAGCTTTCAGCCCTGCATCCGCGTTATGTTCGTGCGCAAAGCGAACGCGTTGTGGACGAATTGCTGCCCAAGGTGAAGGCGCTCGCGGCCCTTGCCAAGAAATATGATATAGGTCTCAATATTGACGCCGAAGAAGCTGACCGGCTTGAACTCTCACTCGATCTGTTGCAGAACCTTTGTGAAGATCCTGATCTAAGCAATTGGGAAGGCATCGGTTTTGTGGTGCAGGCCTATGGCAAGCGCTGCCCTTTCGTGCTCGATTTCATCATAGATATGGCGCGGCGCACCAAACGCCGCGTCATGGTACGACTGGTCAAGGGCGCTTACTGGGATGCAGAGATCAAGCGTGCACAGGTGGATGGGCTGGACGATTTTCCGGTCTATACGCGTAAAGTGCATACCGACATTTCCTATATCGCCTGCGCGCGCAAGCTCTTGGCGGCAACTGATGCCGTCTTTCCGCAATTTGCCACCCACAATGCGCAGACATTGGCGACCATCTATCATCTGGCCGGTCCCGCTTTTAAAACCGGAAAATTCGAGTTCCAGTGCCTGCATGGTATGGGCGAGCCGCTTTATGATGAGGTGGTGGGGCCGCAAAAGCTTGGCCGTCCGGCGCGTATATATGCACCCGTCGGTACGCATGAAACGCTGCTTGCTTATCTCGTGCGGCGTTTACTTGAAAACGGTGCCAATTCCTCCTTTGTTCACCGGATTGGCGATGAAGGCGTTTCGGTCGATGAACTGGTGGCCGATCCAGTCGACGTAGTGCGCTCCATGGCCGTGGTAGGGGCCGTTCACGACCAGATTTCGCTGCCAAAGGACCTTTATGGTGCAAGGCGCAATTCGTCTGGTTTTGATCTTTCCAATGAGGAGACGCTTGCCAGTTTAAGCGCGGTTTTGAAAGCCAGCGCTGCACGCAAATGGAGTGCAACGCCTGAGGTGGCGGGCGCGAAAGTGAAGGGCGAAAGCCGACCGGTTCTCAACCCTGGCGACCATTCCGATGTGGTTGGTACAGTAACTGAAATTGCCGAAGGTGATGTGACAAAGGCCATGAGTGCTTCGGCCAAGGCCGTGGCAAGCTGGTCTGCGACACCGGCTGTTTCCCGCGCTGAATGTCTGGAGCGGGCCGCTGACATCATGCAGCGTGATATGCCGGAGCTGCTTGGTCTCGTGATGCGCGAAGCAGGAAAATCCATGCCCAACGCCATTGCAGAAGTACGCGAAGCCATCGATTTCCTGCGCTACTATGCGGAGCAGACGCGGCGCACGTTGGGCGTTGGTCACAAGCCGCTTGGTCCTGTCGTTTGCATCAGCCCGTGGAATTTCCCGCTGGCAATTTTCACCGGCCAGATCGCGGCGGCCCTCGTTGCGGGCAATCCGGTTCTTGCAAAGCCCGCCGAGGAAACCCCGCTCATTGCAGCACAGGGTGTGCGCATTCTGCACGAGGCGGGCATTCCGCT
It encodes:
- the putA gene encoding trifunctional transcriptional regulator/proline dehydrogenase/L-glutamate gamma-semialdehyde dehydrogenase yields the protein MIDKIPAPADTVFQDFAPPIRAQSPLRKAITAAYRKPESECVSALIEQATLPEATAKDIRATARKLIEALRAKHKGSGVEGLVHEYSLSSEEGVALMCLAEALLRIPDRATRDALIRDKISNGNWKSHIGGGRSLFVNAATWGLVVTGKLTNTVNDNGLSAALTRLIARCGEPVIRRGVDMAMRMMGEQFVTGETIDEALKRAKALEERGFRYSYDMLGEAATTAADAERYYRDYEVAIHAIGRASAGRGIYDGPGISIKLSALHPRYVRAQSERVVDELLPKVKALAALAKKYDIGLNIDAEEADRLELSLDLLQNLCEDPDLSNWEGIGFVVQAYGKRCPFVLDFIIDMARRTKRRVMVRLVKGAYWDAEIKRAQVDGLDDFPVYTRKVHTDISYIACARKLLAATDAVFPQFATHNAQTLATIYHLAGPAFKTGKFEFQCLHGMGEPLYDEVVGPQKLGRPARIYAPVGTHETLLAYLVRRLLENGANSSFVHRIGDEGVSVDELVADPVDVVRSMAVVGAVHDQISLPKDLYGARRNSSGFDLSNEETLASLSAVLKASAARKWSATPEVAGAKVKGESRPVLNPGDHSDVVGTVTEIAEGDVTKAMSASAKAVASWSATPAVSRAECLERAADIMQRDMPELLGLVMREAGKSMPNAIAEVREAIDFLRYYAEQTRRTLGVGHKPLGPVVCISPWNFPLAIFTGQIAAALVAGNPVLAKPAEETPLIAAQGVRILHEAGIPLEALQLLPGDGRIGAALVAAPETCGVMFTGSTDVARLIQAQLAERLLPNGKPIPLIAETGGQNAMIVDSSALAEQVVFDVIGSAFDSAGQRCSALRVLCLQEEVADRILSMLKGALRELSIGRTDQLKVDIGPVITGEAKTIIEKHVAAMRELGRKVEQLPLPDDCSTGTFVAPTIIEIEKLADLKREVFGPVLHVVRYKRDDMERLIDDINATGYGLTFGLHTRLDETIAAVTGRIRVGNIYINRNVIGAVVGVQPFGGRGLSGTGPKAGGPLYLGRLVETAPIPPRHASVHIDGGLKDFAKWLGNRGMNALAQAARETGSISALGLDIELVGPVGERNLYALHPRGRVLLVPESETGLYRQLIAALATGNEVAIDDACGLKDSLKGLPASLGNRIVWSTDWAADAPFAGALIEGEADRIKAINGKIAGLPGPLVLVQAASSEELATRDDAYCLNWLLEEVSTSINTTAAGGNASLMAIG